From Carettochelys insculpta isolate YL-2023 chromosome 3, ASM3395843v1, whole genome shotgun sequence, a single genomic window includes:
- the HLX gene encoding H2.0-like homeobox protein isoform X2, with product MYTAGLAPFYTSNFSLWSAAAAAYCSAAGPGAGGCFPLDPAVAKKPSFCIADILHAGAAEAESLPGGSAAGLAAHLGAVQPHAPFHPAGSPLRPTPVVAPDTPAGFPARLSPLSAAYAHHHPAPPQHRSPAAAGSSGAPTLARLPGSQTHHASAPPPSSKDLKFGIDRILSAEFDPKVKESNTLRDLTSLLTASRQTGVHLPTLQPSAGQFFASLDPINEASTILGPLNTNSRNSVQHQFQDTFPGPYAVLTKDTLPQTYKRKRSWSRAVFSNLQRKGLEKRFEIQKYVTKPDRKQLAAMLGLTDAQVKVWFQNRRMKWRHSKEAQAQKEKEKDPADKAGALAAGEREPEPEREPDREPSPSRSEADSDSSDSESLDLAPSDTERTEAAEPGLQQTSVIRSSAGPDLPAAPPPGPGSPEPPRGGL from the exons ATGTACACGGCCGGCCTGGCCCCTTTCTACACCTCCAACTTCAGCCTGTGgtcggcggcggcggcggcgtaCTGCTccgcggccgggccgggcgcgggcGGCTGCTTCCCGCTGGATCCCGCCGTGGCGAAGAAGCCGTCCTTCTGCATCGCCGACATCCTGCACGCCGGCGCCGCCGAGGCCGAGAGCCTGCCCGGGGGCTCGGCCGCCGGCCTGGCCGCTCACTTGGGAGCGGTGCAGCCCCACGCCCCGTTCCACCCCGCCGGCTCCCCGCTCAGACCCACCCCGGTGGTGGCCCCGGACACCCCCGCCGGCTTCCCGGCGAGGCTCTCCCCGCTCTCCGCCGCCTACGCGCACCACCACCCCGCGCCCCCGCAGCACCGATCGCCGGCAGCGGCAGGCAGCAGCGGCGCCCCGACCCTGGCCCGGCTGCCCGGGAGCCAAACGCACCATGCCTCGGCGCCGCCTCCTTCCAGCAAAGATCTGAAATTTGGGATTGATCGCATTTTGTCCGCGGAGTTTGACCCCAAAGTCAAGGAAAGCAACACGCTGAGAG ATCTGACTTCCTTATTAACTGCCAGCCGCCAAACTGGGGTTCATCTCCCCACCTTGCAGCCTTCAGCCGGCCAGTTCTTCGCGTCTCTAGATCCCATTAACGAGGCCTCTACTATTCTGGGTCCCTTAAACACAAACTCAAGGAATTCAGTTCAGCACCAGTTTCAAGACACTTTTCCAG GTCCCTATGCCGTTTTAACGAAAGACACCTTGCCGCAAACGTACAAAAGAAAGCGCTCCTGGTCCAGAGCTGTTTTCTCCAACCTACAGAGGAAGGGCTTAGAGAAAAGATTTGAAATTCAGAAATATGTCACCAAACCCGACAGAAAGCAGCTGGCCGCGATGCTGGGACTGACCGATGCCCAA GTGAAGGTCTGGTTCCAGAACCGGCGCATGAAGTGGAGACACTCCAAGGAGGCGCAGGcccagaaggagaaggagaaggaccCGGCCGACAAGGCCGGCGCGCTGGCTGCTGGGGAgcgggagccggagccggagcggGAGCCGGACCGGGAGCCGAGCCCCAGCCGCTCGGAGGCGGACAGCGACAGCAGCGACTCGGAGTCTCTGGACCTGGCCCCCAGCGACACGGAACGGACTGAGGCCGCCGAGCCGGGCCTGCAGCAAACCAGTGTCATCAGGTCCTCGGCCGGCCCGGACCTGCCCGCCGCGCCCCCGCCGGGCCCCGGCAGCCCGGAGCCGCCGCGCGGCGGCCTCTAG
- the HLX gene encoding H2.0-like homeobox protein isoform X1, with product MYTAGLAPFYTSNFSLWSAAAAAYCSAAGPGAGGCFPLDPAVAKKPSFCIADILHAGAAEAESLPGGSAAGLAAHLGAVQPHAPFHPAGSPLRPTPVVAPDTPAGFPARLSPLSAAYAHHHPAPPQHRSPAAAGSSGAPTLARLPGSQTHHASAPPPSSKDLKFGIDRILSAEFDPKVKESNTLRGPYAVLTKDTLPQTYKRKRSWSRAVFSNLQRKGLEKRFEIQKYVTKPDRKQLAAMLGLTDAQVKVWFQNRRMKWRHSKEAQAQKEKEKDPADKAGALAAGEREPEPEREPDREPSPSRSEADSDSSDSESLDLAPSDTERTEAAEPGLQQTSVIRSSAGPDLPAAPPPGPGSPEPPRGGL from the exons ATGTACACGGCCGGCCTGGCCCCTTTCTACACCTCCAACTTCAGCCTGTGgtcggcggcggcggcggcgtaCTGCTccgcggccgggccgggcgcgggcGGCTGCTTCCCGCTGGATCCCGCCGTGGCGAAGAAGCCGTCCTTCTGCATCGCCGACATCCTGCACGCCGGCGCCGCCGAGGCCGAGAGCCTGCCCGGGGGCTCGGCCGCCGGCCTGGCCGCTCACTTGGGAGCGGTGCAGCCCCACGCCCCGTTCCACCCCGCCGGCTCCCCGCTCAGACCCACCCCGGTGGTGGCCCCGGACACCCCCGCCGGCTTCCCGGCGAGGCTCTCCCCGCTCTCCGCCGCCTACGCGCACCACCACCCCGCGCCCCCGCAGCACCGATCGCCGGCAGCGGCAGGCAGCAGCGGCGCCCCGACCCTGGCCCGGCTGCCCGGGAGCCAAACGCACCATGCCTCGGCGCCGCCTCCTTCCAGCAAAGATCTGAAATTTGGGATTGATCGCATTTTGTCCGCGGAGTTTGACCCCAAAGTCAAGGAAAGCAACACGCTGAGAG GTCCCTATGCCGTTTTAACGAAAGACACCTTGCCGCAAACGTACAAAAGAAAGCGCTCCTGGTCCAGAGCTGTTTTCTCCAACCTACAGAGGAAGGGCTTAGAGAAAAGATTTGAAATTCAGAAATATGTCACCAAACCCGACAGAAAGCAGCTGGCCGCGATGCTGGGACTGACCGATGCCCAA GTGAAGGTCTGGTTCCAGAACCGGCGCATGAAGTGGAGACACTCCAAGGAGGCGCAGGcccagaaggagaaggagaaggaccCGGCCGACAAGGCCGGCGCGCTGGCTGCTGGGGAgcgggagccggagccggagcggGAGCCGGACCGGGAGCCGAGCCCCAGCCGCTCGGAGGCGGACAGCGACAGCAGCGACTCGGAGTCTCTGGACCTGGCCCCCAGCGACACGGAACGGACTGAGGCCGCCGAGCCGGGCCTGCAGCAAACCAGTGTCATCAGGTCCTCGGCCGGCCCGGACCTGCCCGCCGCGCCCCCGCCGGGCCCCGGCAGCCCGGAGCCGCCGCGCGGCGGCCTCTAG